One region of Thalassophryne amazonica chromosome 16, fThaAma1.1, whole genome shotgun sequence genomic DNA includes:
- the znf653 gene encoding zinc finger protein 653 isoform X2, whose product MAHKLSELPPDNKRSGDEVKDGLRRCRGRPRLTDSDRAQRRLESRKKYDVRRVYLGESHKLWTELRRRTSLSDAGLAEYLILLNSTYGNKYQQKYCGKKISPEVQAEEEKGRRSCASSLQSLVCWYQEHSRSCAHEPQLRTLEPRPGCSTAAIWECHSSHSFVQYLFSPQREANDCEHQDRANENTDVETAAEVPVNKVSRKRREEEAGHQQLKDATLAGQSIWEMEIEMGSVFQPAGESAASEEAAEGLQQGQDGEERKETVKHGDEGATTVPDGYTCGPVATPSADKADEDSVLSQRLSGSLALGSQMEMSVPPPMQVPEQGEMFDVLPTVVTSCEIPNQRAGLQGSQLIIITGTSCEALASDSIQLSVGSGNVEEVTCTVIGGVNCSQACLSDSNPRTAEDEDTVTGLSNKQLLKPTADPVDMSRDRKLQRSLSSIRLKRNRRGPVVEADGMLKMFHCPYEGCTQVYVAISSFQNHVNLVHRKGRTKVCPHPGCGKKFYLSNHLHRHMIIHSGIRDFICETCGKSFKRKNHLEVHRRTHTGETPLQCEICGYQCRQRASLNWHMKKHTSEAHYNFTCEFCGKKFEKLESVKFHKLKSHPDTQAT is encoded by the exons ATGGCGCATAAGCTGTCAGAGCTTCCACCGGATAATAAGCGCTCTGGGGACGAGGTGAAAGACGGTCTGAGGCGGTGCAGAGGACGACCGAGGCTCACGGACTCCGACCGAGCCCAGAGAAGACTGGAGTCCCGGAAGAAGTACGACGTGAGGAGGGTGTACCTGGGAGAGTCCCACAAGCTGTGGACGGAGCTCCGCAGACGGACCAGCCTGAGTGACGCTGGACTGGCGGAGTACCTCATCCTGCTCAACTCCACCTACGGAAACAAATACCAGCAAAAATACTGCGG GAAGAAGATTTCCCCCGAAGTtcaagcagaagaagaaaaag gtCGGAGGTCATGTGCGTCCAGCCTCCAGAGCCTGGTGTGTTGGTACCAGGAGCACTCCCGCTCGTGTGCTCATGAGCCTCAGCTCCGAACCCTGGAGCCCCGGCCCGGCTGCTCCACAGCTGCTATCTGGGAGTGCCACTCCAGCCACTCGTTTGTGCAGTACCTTTTCTCACCACAGAGGGAGGCAAACGATTGTGAACACCAGGACAGAGCCAACGAGAACACAGACGTAGAAACAGCAGCAGAGGTGCCGGTGAATAAAGTGAGCaggaagaggagggaggaggaagctggtcaccaacagctcaaag ATGCTACACTGGCAGGTCAATCCATCTGGGAGATGGAGATAGAAATGgggtcagtgtttcagcctgcagGAGAATCCGCCGCTTCAGAGGAGGCAGCTGAAGGTCTACAGCAAGGTCAGGATGGAGAAGAAAGAAaggagacagtgaagcatggggatgaagGGGCCACAACAGTACCAGATGGTTACACATGTGGTCCAGTGGCCACTCCCTCAGCTGATAAAGCAGATGAGGACTCCGTGCTGTCACAGAGGCTAAGCGGCTCACTCGCTCTTGGCTCTCAGATGGAGATGTCCGTCCCGCCGCCCATGCAGGtgccagagcagggagagatgtttGATGTACTGCCCACAGTGGTGACCAGCTGTGAAATTCCCAACCAGAGGGCGGGTTTGCAAGGATCACAG TTAATTATAATCACCGGCACCAGCTGTGAAGCTCTGGCATCGGACAGCATCCAGCTCAGTGTGGGAAGCGGAAATGTGGAGGAAGTCACATGTACCGTCATCGGGGGTGTCAACTGCAGTCAGGCCTGCCTGTCTGACTCCAACCCGAGAACAGCAGAGGATGAAGACACTGTCACAG GTTTGAGTAACAAACAGCTGCTGAAACCAACTGCTGACCCTGTGGACATGAGTCGTGACAGAAAGCTGCAGAGGAGTCTGAGCAG CATCCGGTTGAAAAGAAACAGGCGAGGCCCAGTCGTCGAAGCTGATGGAATGCTCAAGATGTTTCACTGTCCCTATGAAGGCTGCACTCAAGTCTATGTAGCTATTAGCAGCTTTCAA AATCATGTGAACCTGGTTCACAGGAAAGGTCGAACAAAAGTTTGCCCCCATCCAGGCTGTGGAAAAAAGTTCTACTTGTCAAACCACCTGCATCGACATATGATCATCCATTCAG GCATCAGAGATTTCATCTGTGAGACATGTGGGAAATCATTTAAACGGAAAAATCACTTGGAGGTTCACAGGCGAACTCACACAGGAGAAACGCCACTACA ATGTGAAATCTGTGGGTACCAGTGTCGCCAGCGTGCATCCCTGAACTGGCACATGAAGAAACACACGTCTGAAGCCCACTACAACTTCACCTGTGAGTTTTGTGGAAAGAAGTTTGAGAAGTTGGAGAGTGTTAAATTCCACAAGCTGAAGAGCCACCCGGACACACAGGCTACGTGA
- the znf653 gene encoding zinc finger protein 653 isoform X1: protein MAHKLSELPPDNKRSGDEVKDGLRRCRGRPRLTDSDRAQRRLESRKKYDVRRVYLGESHKLWTELRRRTSLSDAGLAEYLILLNSTYGNKYQQKYCGKKISPEVQAEEEKGRRSCASSLQSLVCWYQEHSRSCAHEPQLRTLEPRPGCSTAAIWECHSSHSFVQYLFSPQREANDCEHQDRANENTDVETAAEVPVNKVSRKRREEEAGHQQLKDLYENVTVAPVEYMAVSPLEEGAAVIHQPSLDAPSTDATLAGQSIWEMEIEMGSVFQPAGESAASEEAAEGLQQGQDGEERKETVKHGDEGATTVPDGYTCGPVATPSADKADEDSVLSQRLSGSLALGSQMEMSVPPPMQVPEQGEMFDVLPTVVTSCEIPNQRAGLQGSQLIIITGTSCEALASDSIQLSVGSGNVEEVTCTVIGGVNCSQACLSDSNPRTAEDEDTVTGLSNKQLLKPTADPVDMSRDRKLQRSLSSIRLKRNRRGPVVEADGMLKMFHCPYEGCTQVYVAISSFQNHVNLVHRKGRTKVCPHPGCGKKFYLSNHLHRHMIIHSGIRDFICETCGKSFKRKNHLEVHRRTHTGETPLQCEICGYQCRQRASLNWHMKKHTSEAHYNFTCEFCGKKFEKLESVKFHKLKSHPDTQAT from the exons ATGGCGCATAAGCTGTCAGAGCTTCCACCGGATAATAAGCGCTCTGGGGACGAGGTGAAAGACGGTCTGAGGCGGTGCAGAGGACGACCGAGGCTCACGGACTCCGACCGAGCCCAGAGAAGACTGGAGTCCCGGAAGAAGTACGACGTGAGGAGGGTGTACCTGGGAGAGTCCCACAAGCTGTGGACGGAGCTCCGCAGACGGACCAGCCTGAGTGACGCTGGACTGGCGGAGTACCTCATCCTGCTCAACTCCACCTACGGAAACAAATACCAGCAAAAATACTGCGG GAAGAAGATTTCCCCCGAAGTtcaagcagaagaagaaaaag gtCGGAGGTCATGTGCGTCCAGCCTCCAGAGCCTGGTGTGTTGGTACCAGGAGCACTCCCGCTCGTGTGCTCATGAGCCTCAGCTCCGAACCCTGGAGCCCCGGCCCGGCTGCTCCACAGCTGCTATCTGGGAGTGCCACTCCAGCCACTCGTTTGTGCAGTACCTTTTCTCACCACAGAGGGAGGCAAACGATTGTGAACACCAGGACAGAGCCAACGAGAACACAGACGTAGAAACAGCAGCAGAGGTGCCGGTGAATAAAGTGAGCaggaagaggagggaggaggaagctggtcaccaacagctcaaag atctttATGAAAATGTGACCGTAGCTCCAGTAGAGTATATGGCTGTGAGCCCCTTAGAGGAGGGTGCTGCTGTAATCCACCAGCCAAGTCTGGATGCTCCTTCCACAGATGCTACACTGGCAGGTCAATCCATCTGGGAGATGGAGATAGAAATGgggtcagtgtttcagcctgcagGAGAATCCGCCGCTTCAGAGGAGGCAGCTGAAGGTCTACAGCAAGGTCAGGATGGAGAAGAAAGAAaggagacagtgaagcatggggatgaagGGGCCACAACAGTACCAGATGGTTACACATGTGGTCCAGTGGCCACTCCCTCAGCTGATAAAGCAGATGAGGACTCCGTGCTGTCACAGAGGCTAAGCGGCTCACTCGCTCTTGGCTCTCAGATGGAGATGTCCGTCCCGCCGCCCATGCAGGtgccagagcagggagagatgtttGATGTACTGCCCACAGTGGTGACCAGCTGTGAAATTCCCAACCAGAGGGCGGGTTTGCAAGGATCACAG TTAATTATAATCACCGGCACCAGCTGTGAAGCTCTGGCATCGGACAGCATCCAGCTCAGTGTGGGAAGCGGAAATGTGGAGGAAGTCACATGTACCGTCATCGGGGGTGTCAACTGCAGTCAGGCCTGCCTGTCTGACTCCAACCCGAGAACAGCAGAGGATGAAGACACTGTCACAG GTTTGAGTAACAAACAGCTGCTGAAACCAACTGCTGACCCTGTGGACATGAGTCGTGACAGAAAGCTGCAGAGGAGTCTGAGCAG CATCCGGTTGAAAAGAAACAGGCGAGGCCCAGTCGTCGAAGCTGATGGAATGCTCAAGATGTTTCACTGTCCCTATGAAGGCTGCACTCAAGTCTATGTAGCTATTAGCAGCTTTCAA AATCATGTGAACCTGGTTCACAGGAAAGGTCGAACAAAAGTTTGCCCCCATCCAGGCTGTGGAAAAAAGTTCTACTTGTCAAACCACCTGCATCGACATATGATCATCCATTCAG GCATCAGAGATTTCATCTGTGAGACATGTGGGAAATCATTTAAACGGAAAAATCACTTGGAGGTTCACAGGCGAACTCACACAGGAGAAACGCCACTACA ATGTGAAATCTGTGGGTACCAGTGTCGCCAGCGTGCATCCCTGAACTGGCACATGAAGAAACACACGTCTGAAGCCCACTACAACTTCACCTGTGAGTTTTGTGGAAAGAAGTTTGAGAAGTTGGAGAGTGTTAAATTCCACAAGCTGAAGAGCCACCCGGACACACAGGCTACGTGA
- the swsap1 gene encoding ATPase SWSAP1: MADVLTLVFRTFGSRADVKKDLKAVCWSAGSSRALVVGEWSVCGSLLLLAAATAAAHMGSKVMFFTQTQIQSLPVSLQRLFSSLSPDSLKKIKFCYPRTVEELLQQVAALHESAHISPTPPSLIIVDRMEGYLRGPAGGSHTTLHSGEQSCAAHLSALLCDTAAFFSRILEQRGSNLGPCRVIAAFQPESDTGQSSVESSATDPVLDVLDRYFQVRCTLDRDRSYDAVAAGAQEAWHIYLSGTGITEASCSTDKLGSAQEWQVITRQDGFIEFKMSVKDDSSV, from the exons ATGGCCGATGTATTGACTCTGGTATTTCGGACTTTTGGCTCCCGGGCCGATGTGAAGAAGGATTTAAAAGCGGTTTGTTGGTCGGCGGGCAGCAGCAGGGCTCTAGTTGTGGGGGAGTGGAGCGTCTGCGGCTCTCTGCTGCTCCTAGCGGCcgccacagctgcagcacacatgGGGAGCAAAGTGATGTTTTTCACCCAGACACAAATTCAGAGTCTTCCCGTGTCTCTGCAGCGCCTCTTCTCCAGCCTGAGTCCAGACAGCTTGAAG AAAATCAAGTTCTGCTATCCGCGGACAGTGGAGGAACtgctccagcaggtggcagccctTCATGAGTCAGCCCACATATCTCCCACCCCGCCCTCACTGATCATCGTGGACAGGATGGAGGGCTACCTGCGTGGTCCTGCAGGGGGAAGCCACACCACCTTGCACTCCGGAGAGCAGTCCTGCGCTGCTCATCTGTCTGCGTTGCTGTGTGACACAGCTGCATTTTTCTCACGAATCCTGGAGCAGCGCGGGTCAAACCTGGGCCCCTGCCGGGTCATCGCCGCTTTCCAGCCAGAGTCAGACACTGGGCAGTCCAGTGTGGAGTCCTCAGCCACAGATCCCGTCCTCGATGTCCTCGATCGTTACTTTCAGGTGCGTTGTACACTTGACCGGGACAGAAGCTATGACGCTGTGGCTGCTGGAGCACAGGAGGCGTGGCATATTTATCTCTCCGGGACAGGCATCACAGAAGCCTCGTGCAGCACAGACAAACTGGGATCAGCCCAAGAGTGGCAGGTAATCACACGCCAGGATGGTTTCATAGAGTTTAAAATGTCTGTTAAAGACGACAGCAGCGTGTGA